The proteins below are encoded in one region of Kineosporia corallincola:
- a CDS encoding AfsR/SARP family transcriptional regulator — protein MGEGTGRLTVCREGTAPAAHGNSTNPGTGGTGEGQVEFRILGPVEVWLDGEQYTLDGSKQRTVLASLLLARGRILADEKLSSFLWGEEPPNTAAAQLYTHVSRLRKLLGARAAIRRHRPGYLIEIGTALSDHVEFERLSAAGRAALAAGSHQEASGTLGRALRLWRGPALANVTEHLAGMGLPGLEEARMVALESRIEADLALGHGNQLLAELTGLVTAYPLRERLRGQLMVALYRADRQADALGVYHDGRTLLAEELGVDLGPALTGLYQDILSGEPDVGPVAERSPLRVTPPEPVLSDRRPATLPSGVPDFTGREEPARQLADLLVPAHGGGSSGIAMITGMPGVGKSALAVHVSHRCRDAFPDGQLYADLREPNGAPADCYQVLGSFLRSLGMAESEVPQERAERIRCYRSLLADRRVLVVLDNAASDRQVRCLLPSGPGCGVLITSRSPLTTLEGTHLVDLEPMDGPDGVVMLAAIIGEVPVAAEAGAARALTAACGGLPLAIRVAGARLSSGSHHSPGRLLNRLRDESGRLDQLRLGSMDVRASLESAYWDLDPRARAGLRRLALLDVPDFASWVTAAVLEVSEEDAEDVMDALVGARLVTVLPVPGDAARVRYRLHDLVRLMARERAVGEEPVAGRRAAVDRAMGAWLALANEADRRLTADRPGGSGGGERPWLGDRPDGPGAGLAVRKAGPPGVSARSGGATRWRLGATHVRSLLADPLDWFDQERAALVAVLDQAVRTGRIAQAWETARSMTGYFGLRGRHDDWRYTYQRAWTVACSGGDLLGQTVILRGLAELSAVLGDEGARRGYENKAGLLLQVLERQGGTGEDGVQGAAAAGWS, from the coding sequence ATGGGGGAGGGAACCGGCCGCCTGACGGTGTGCCGGGAGGGCACGGCGCCGGCGGCGCACGGGAACAGCACGAACCCCGGAACGGGGGGCACCGGCGAGGGGCAGGTGGAGTTCCGGATCCTCGGCCCGGTCGAGGTCTGGCTGGACGGCGAGCAGTACACGCTCGACGGGTCCAAGCAGCGCACGGTGCTGGCCTCGCTGCTGCTGGCCAGGGGCCGCATCCTGGCCGACGAGAAACTGAGTTCCTTTCTGTGGGGCGAGGAACCGCCGAACACCGCGGCGGCCCAGCTCTACACGCACGTCTCCCGGTTGCGCAAGCTGCTGGGCGCCAGGGCGGCCATCCGCCGGCACCGTCCCGGCTACCTGATCGAGATCGGCACCGCGCTCAGCGACCACGTCGAGTTCGAGCGGCTCAGCGCCGCCGGCCGGGCCGCCCTGGCCGCCGGCTCACACCAGGAGGCGTCCGGCACCCTGGGCCGCGCGCTGCGGCTGTGGCGCGGCCCGGCCCTGGCCAACGTCACCGAGCACCTGGCCGGCATGGGACTGCCCGGGCTGGAGGAGGCCCGGATGGTCGCGCTGGAGAGCCGGATCGAGGCCGACCTCGCCCTCGGCCACGGCAACCAGCTGCTGGCCGAGCTGACCGGCCTGGTCACCGCCTACCCGCTGCGCGAGCGGCTGCGCGGCCAGCTGATGGTCGCGCTCTACCGCGCCGACCGGCAGGCCGACGCCCTCGGCGTGTACCACGACGGCCGCACCCTGCTGGCCGAGGAACTCGGCGTCGACCTCGGCCCCGCCCTGACCGGCCTCTACCAGGACATCCTCAGCGGTGAGCCGGACGTCGGCCCGGTCGCCGAGCGCTCACCCCTGCGCGTCACGCCGCCCGAACCGGTGCTCAGCGACCGCCGCCCGGCCACCCTGCCCTCCGGCGTCCCCGACTTCACCGGCCGCGAGGAACCGGCCCGGCAGCTCGCCGACCTGCTGGTGCCCGCGCACGGCGGCGGCAGCTCCGGCATCGCGATGATCACCGGCATGCCCGGCGTGGGCAAGAGCGCCCTGGCCGTGCACGTGTCCCACCGCTGCCGCGACGCCTTCCCCGACGGCCAGCTCTACGCCGACCTGCGCGAGCCGAACGGCGCCCCGGCGGACTGCTACCAGGTGCTCGGCTCGTTCCTGCGCTCGCTGGGCATGGCCGAGAGCGAGGTGCCGCAGGAGCGGGCCGAGCGGATCCGCTGCTACCGCAGCCTGCTGGCCGACCGCCGGGTGCTGGTGGTGCTCGACAACGCCGCCAGCGACCGGCAGGTGCGCTGCCTGCTGCCCTCCGGCCCGGGCTGCGGGGTGCTGATCACCAGCCGCTCGCCGCTGACCACGCTGGAGGGCACGCACCTGGTCGACCTGGAGCCGATGGACGGGCCGGACGGGGTGGTGATGCTGGCCGCGATCATCGGTGAGGTGCCGGTGGCGGCGGAGGCCGGGGCGGCCCGCGCGCTGACCGCGGCCTGCGGTGGGCTGCCCCTGGCGATCCGGGTGGCCGGAGCCCGGCTGTCGAGCGGCAGCCATCATTCGCCGGGGCGTCTGCTGAACCGGCTGCGGGACGAGTCCGGTCGCCTGGACCAGCTGCGTCTGGGCAGCATGGACGTGAGAGCCAGCCTGGAGAGCGCCTACTGGGACCTGGACCCGCGGGCCCGGGCCGGGCTGCGCCGGCTGGCGCTGCTCGACGTGCCGGACTTCGCCAGCTGGGTGACGGCCGCGGTGCTGGAGGTCAGCGAGGAAGACGCCGAGGACGTGATGGACGCGCTGGTCGGGGCCCGGCTGGTGACGGTGCTGCCGGTGCCGGGTGATGCGGCGCGAGTGCGGTACCGGTTGCACGACCTGGTGCGGCTGATGGCGCGCGAGCGGGCCGTGGGGGAGGAGCCGGTGGCCGGGCGCCGGGCCGCCGTGGACCGGGCGATGGGGGCCTGGCTGGCCCTGGCGAACGAGGCGGACCGGCGTCTGACGGCGGACCGGCCTGGCGGGTCTGGTGGGGGTGAGCGGCCCTGGTTGGGTGATCGGCCGGACGGGCCAGGAGCGGGCCTCGCGGTCCGGAAGGCCGGGCCACCAGGGGTTTCGGCGCGCTCGGGCGGGGCCACCCGCTGGCGTCTGGGGGCCACGCACGTGCGGTCGCTGCTCGCGGATCCGCTGGACTGGTTCGACCAGGAACGGGCCGCACTGGTGGCCGTGCTCGACCAGGCGGTGCGGACCGGCCGGATCGCCCAGGCATGGGAGACGGCCCGGAGCATGACCGGCTACTTCGGCCTGCGTGGCCGGCACGACGACTGGCGCTACACCTACCAGCGGGCCTGGACCGTGGCCTGTTCCGGCGGTGACCTGCTGGGGCAGACGGTGATTCTGCGCGGACTGGCCGAGCTGTCGGCGGTTCTCGGTGACGAGGGTGCCCGGCGCGGTTACGAGAACAAGGCCGGTCTGCTGCTCCAGGTGCTGGAGCGTCAGGGCGGGACGGGCGAGGACGGGGTGCAGGGAGCCGCAGCCGCGGGGTGGAGCTGA
- the fabG gene encoding 3-oxoacyl-ACP reductase FabG, with amino-acid sequence MPDAEPVAQPDAQPGARPDARPDAQSEERPGARRPVALVTGGSRGIGAAIVARLARDGHDVAFCYASSSEAGALVAEQAREHGGRVLERRVDVSDRAAAQDFVAAAERELGPVSTVVTCAGIIRDSPLALMDDASWDDVLRVNLDGTYHICRAVVRKLIRRRAGSVITVSSVSGVSGNAGQTNYSASKAGIIGFTRAMAKEVGRYGVRANVVAPGLIETDMIAGLPEQAAGGLLGQIPLGRFGQAHEVAGTVSFLASGQASYITGQVIQVDGGIAL; translated from the coding sequence ATGCCTGATGCAGAGCCTGTTGCCCAGCCTGATGCCCAGCCGGGCGCTCGGCCTGACGCACGGCCGGACGCGCAGTCCGAGGAGCGACCCGGCGCCAGGCGCCCGGTCGCCCTGGTCACCGGCGGCTCGCGGGGGATCGGCGCCGCGATCGTGGCCCGGCTGGCCCGCGACGGTCACGACGTGGCCTTCTGCTACGCCTCCAGTTCCGAGGCCGGCGCGCTGGTCGCCGAGCAGGCCCGCGAGCACGGCGGCCGGGTGCTGGAACGCCGGGTCGACGTGTCCGACCGGGCGGCGGCCCAGGACTTCGTCGCCGCCGCCGAGCGCGAACTCGGCCCGGTCAGCACGGTCGTCACCTGCGCCGGCATCATCCGCGACAGCCCGCTGGCACTGATGGACGACGCCAGCTGGGACGACGTGCTGCGGGTGAATCTGGACGGCACCTACCACATCTGCCGGGCCGTGGTCCGGAAGCTGATCCGCCGCCGGGCCGGCAGCGTCATCACCGTCTCCTCGGTCTCCGGGGTGAGCGGAAACGCCGGGCAGACCAACTATTCCGCGTCCAAGGCCGGGATCATCGGCTTCACCCGGGCGATGGCCAAGGAGGTCGGCCGCTACGGCGTGCGCGCCAACGTCGTGGCCCCCGGCCTGATCGAGACCGACATGATCGCCGGCCTGCCGGAACAGGCCGCCGGCGGGCTGCTCGGGCAGATCCCGCTGGGCCGTTTCGGGCAGGCGCACGAGGTGGCGGGCACGGTCTCGTTCCTGGCCTCCGGCCAGGCCTCGTACATCACCGGCCAGGTGATCCAGGTCGACGGCGGCATCGCGCTCTGA
- a CDS encoding acyl carrier protein → MTNDQILGEIDRQIRILMPGLDQDIHLETVFEELGMDSLTRVDLLSAAEMSFGIEVPDDEVGSLVRVRDLVDFVLLTRAAA, encoded by the coding sequence ATGACGAACGACCAGATCCTCGGCGAGATCGACCGGCAGATCAGGATCCTGATGCCTGGCCTCGACCAGGACATCCACCTGGAGACCGTGTTCGAGGAACTCGGTATGGACTCGCTGACCCGGGTCGACCTGCTCTCGGCCGCCGAGATGTCTTTCGGCATCGAGGTTCCCGACGACGAGGTGGGATCGCTGGTGCGGGTGCGTGACCTCGTCGACTTCGTGCTGCTGACCCGGGCAGCAGCCTGA
- a CDS encoding DUF1203 domain-containing protein: protein MQTYRVVPIDQGVAWRVRATLRSPECDYPAYVDLATGGGPCRVCLTPFRAGVDRAVWFVYDPVRGRVPAPLPGPVQIHEEGCPAYESSGAGLDSGVFPDDLTVTLQGYPDVIASGGTAFGGPVPGGRDVGRAVSQTRVATGAAGVREAAAHLFSSPSTAYLHVRRADDGCFLCEVVRSAACES from the coding sequence GTGCAGACCTACCGTGTGGTGCCGATCGATCAGGGCGTCGCCTGGCGCGTGCGGGCGACGCTGCGGTCACCGGAGTGCGACTACCCGGCCTACGTCGACCTGGCCACCGGCGGCGGCCCCTGCCGGGTCTGCCTCACCCCGTTCCGGGCCGGCGTCGACCGGGCCGTCTGGTTCGTCTACGACCCGGTGCGCGGGCGGGTCCCGGCGCCGTTGCCCGGCCCCGTCCAGATCCACGAGGAAGGCTGCCCGGCCTACGAGAGTTCCGGTGCCGGGCTGGACTCCGGTGTCTTCCCGGACGACCTGACCGTCACCCTCCAGGGATACCCGGACGTCATCGCTTCCGGTGGAACGGCTTTCGGTGGCCCGGTGCCCGGCGGCCGGGACGTCGGGCGGGCGGTCTCCCAGACCCGGGTCGCCACCGGTGCGGCCGGCGTACGCGAGGCCGCGGCTCACCTCTTCAGCTCCCCGTCGACGGCGTACCTGCACGTGCGCAGGGCCGACGACGGGTGTTTCCTGTGTGAGGTGGTCCGGTCGGCGGCCTGCGAAAGCTGA
- a CDS encoding rhamnogalacturonan lyase, protein MTSPRTKRLLGVGLAAACAAGLLLTGPAGSPAAAAARTSGPRLEELDRGLVAAVTGEGVFLSWRLLGEEATGSSETGLTGTNFNVYRGGRKLATVTDSTNYLDAGGTSTSTYRVVPLKGKKESGPAATVTPWGGDHYDLPLQKPAGGTTPAGEAYTYSANDMSVGDVDGDGQYEYVVKWDPSNSKDVSQVGYTGNVYIDTYRFDGTLLSRIDLGRNIRAGAHYTQFLVYDFDGDGRSEMMFKTAPGTKITRYGKNGRIVSEKYISLPKSDVKAGYANTDDYRLSAAGYYDHLVDMFQGWSTRPEVTSGQWPKTLEAAFGIEPEYDYPLSTADAQALVDYFIDVYAPSRSTRNALRSFEGFIVDGPEYLTVFDGATGKELQTVDYKPGRTDDGLLWGDYAMARIEPGNRVDRFLAGVAYLDGKRPSAVFARGYYTRTTLVAYHWNGRKITQDWYVDSGFTPMTNPFNDSPHGRDGTSQEYGTLTTQGFHSLSAADVDGDGRQEIVYGGATIDDDGSLLYSSFDEMPAGSAAPGTVARLGHGDAMHVTDIDPDRPGLEIFTVHEGATSAPYGMALRDAATGEVLYGAYSGADTGRGMVGDVLGGQRGLETWASMPGGSGALGLHTAQGERVTDSIPGTNQSIRWKGDLTTQILNGSGTVTPTIDDWTDGTLLTATGTYTNNGTKGTAGLVADVLGDWREELLVRTQDSSAIRFYLSTDVTEHKLYTLMHDPQYRVEVARQQTTYNQPSYPGFYLASDMTAADWSKVPLPGRN, encoded by the coding sequence ATGACGAGTCCCCGCACGAAACGCCTGCTCGGAGTGGGCCTGGCCGCGGCCTGTGCCGCCGGGCTGCTGCTCACCGGCCCGGCCGGTTCACCCGCGGCGGCGGCCGCCCGCACCTCCGGTCCCCGGCTGGAGGAGCTCGACCGCGGGCTGGTGGCCGCGGTCACCGGCGAGGGCGTGTTCCTGAGCTGGCGCCTGCTCGGTGAGGAGGCGACCGGTTCCTCGGAGACCGGCCTCACCGGAACGAATTTCAACGTGTACCGGGGTGGCAGGAAGCTCGCCACGGTCACCGACAGCACGAACTACCTGGACGCGGGCGGCACGTCGACGTCCACCTACCGGGTGGTGCCGCTGAAGGGCAAGAAGGAGAGCGGCCCGGCCGCCACCGTGACCCCCTGGGGCGGTGATCATTACGATCTGCCGCTCCAGAAGCCGGCGGGCGGCACCACCCCGGCCGGCGAGGCGTACACCTACTCGGCCAACGACATGAGCGTCGGCGACGTGGACGGTGACGGCCAGTACGAGTACGTCGTCAAGTGGGACCCGTCCAACTCCAAGGACGTGTCGCAGGTCGGCTACACCGGCAACGTGTACATCGACACCTACCGGTTCGACGGAACCCTGCTCAGCCGCATCGATCTCGGCAGGAACATCCGGGCCGGGGCGCACTACACGCAGTTCCTGGTGTACGACTTCGACGGCGACGGCCGGTCGGAGATGATGTTCAAGACCGCCCCCGGCACGAAGATCACCCGGTACGGCAAGAACGGCAGAATCGTCTCGGAGAAGTACATCTCGCTGCCGAAGTCGGACGTGAAGGCCGGCTACGCGAACACCGACGACTACCGGCTCAGCGCCGCCGGCTACTACGACCACCTGGTCGACATGTTCCAGGGCTGGAGCACCCGGCCCGAGGTGACGTCGGGGCAGTGGCCGAAGACGCTCGAGGCCGCCTTCGGGATCGAGCCGGAGTACGACTACCCGCTCAGCACGGCGGACGCGCAGGCGCTGGTCGACTACTTCATCGACGTCTACGCGCCCTCGCGCAGCACGCGCAACGCGCTGCGGTCGTTCGAGGGCTTCATCGTGGACGGCCCGGAATACCTCACGGTGTTCGACGGGGCCACCGGAAAGGAGCTCCAGACCGTCGACTACAAGCCGGGACGCACGGACGACGGGCTGCTGTGGGGCGACTACGCGATGGCCCGGATCGAGCCCGGCAACCGCGTGGACCGGTTCCTGGCCGGCGTCGCCTACCTGGACGGCAAGCGTCCCTCGGCGGTCTTCGCCCGCGGCTACTACACCCGCACCACGCTGGTGGCGTACCACTGGAACGGCAGGAAGATCACCCAGGACTGGTACGTGGACAGCGGTTTCACGCCGATGACCAACCCGTTCAACGACTCGCCGCACGGCCGGGACGGGACCAGTCAGGAGTACGGCACCCTGACCACGCAGGGCTTCCACTCGCTGAGTGCGGCCGACGTGGACGGTGACGGCAGGCAGGAGATCGTCTACGGCGGTGCGACGATCGACGACGACGGCAGCCTGCTGTACTCGTCGTTCGACGAAATGCCCGCCGGCAGTGCGGCACCCGGCACCGTCGCCCGGCTCGGCCACGGTGACGCCATGCACGTCACCGACATCGACCCGGACCGTCCGGGCCTGGAGATCTTCACCGTGCACGAGGGTGCCACCTCGGCACCGTACGGCATGGCGCTGCGCGACGCCGCGACCGGCGAGGTCCTCTACGGCGCCTACTCCGGCGCGGACACCGGCCGGGGCATGGTCGGCGACGTGCTCGGCGGGCAGCGTGGTCTGGAGACCTGGGCCAGCATGCCGGGCGGCTCCGGCGCCCTGGGACTGCACACCGCGCAGGGTGAGCGGGTCACCGACTCGATCCCGGGCACCAACCAGAGCATCCGCTGGAAGGGCGATCTCACCACGCAGATCCTGAACGGCTCGGGCACCGTGACCCCGACGATCGACGACTGGACCGACGGCACCCTGCTGACGGCCACCGGCACCTACACCAACAACGGCACCAAGGGCACGGCCGGCCTGGTCGCCGACGTGCTCGGGGACTGGCGGGAGGAGCTGCTGGTGCGCACCCAGGACAGCTCGGCCATCCGTTTCTACCTGAGCACCGACGTCACGGAGCACAAGCTCTACACGCTGATGCACGACCCGCAGTACCGGGTGGAGGTGGCGCGCCAGCAGACCACCTACAACCAGCCGTCCTACCCCGGGTTCTACCTGGCGTCGGACATGACCGCGGCGGACTGGTCGAAGGTTCCTCTGCCGGGCCGCAACTGA
- a CDS encoding condensation domain-containing protein → MTEVLVNDTEPVEHALSQGQRSLWLLHTMAPGSSAYNAGGAGRFRPGPDLPVLTRAVRAVVRRHDMLRSVFVENDGVVRRIVRDEREHARLRVVDLGDADDGELHRAVTAASREPYDLSGRGAFRAVLLRRPHDAVLLLGTHHIASDATSQWLIWRDLMDAYEAYAGSGRGPLWYPAHTGYHDHVAREEDLVASPRGARMREYWRSVTDGADAVQLPLDRPRPAAPSYHGRTVARRVPAPLTRAVREAAARAGVSPFAHLIGAFQVLLHRYTGQHDFTLVCPASTRRRQSAEVVGYFVNPITVRARFGPATPVTEVIAEAAGQLRGGMARAACPYEHGAFRVSMTMVPADRLGGRMQQVYDHEVEVGGRLLSYFEVPHLEGQCDLSVEVTEGADTLTVAFRYDTDLFEPATIEAMLGHFLTLTEDAARRPHEPAGRLAMVAADERERLLALGGAR, encoded by the coding sequence GTGACGGAGGTCCTGGTGAACGACACCGAGCCGGTGGAACACGCGCTGTCGCAGGGGCAGCGTTCGCTCTGGCTGCTGCACACCATGGCGCCGGGCAGCTCGGCCTACAACGCCGGCGGGGCGGGCCGTTTCCGCCCGGGCCCGGACCTGCCGGTGCTGACCCGGGCCGTGCGGGCCGTGGTGCGGCGGCACGACATGCTGCGCTCGGTCTTCGTCGAGAACGACGGCGTGGTGCGCCGGATCGTGCGCGACGAGCGGGAACACGCCCGGCTGAGGGTGGTCGACCTGGGCGACGCCGACGACGGCGAGCTGCACCGGGCCGTCACGGCGGCCTCCCGCGAGCCCTACGACCTGTCCGGCCGGGGCGCCTTCCGGGCCGTGCTGCTGCGCCGCCCGCACGACGCGGTGCTGTTGCTCGGCACGCACCACATCGCCTCCGACGCCACTTCGCAGTGGCTGATCTGGCGGGACCTGATGGACGCCTACGAGGCCTACGCGGGGTCGGGCCGGGGGCCGCTGTGGTACCCGGCGCACACCGGCTACCACGACCACGTGGCCCGGGAGGAGGACCTGGTCGCCTCACCCCGGGGCGCCCGGATGCGGGAGTACTGGCGCTCGGTCACGGACGGCGCCGACGCCGTGCAGCTGCCGCTGGACCGGCCGCGCCCGGCCGCACCGTCGTACCACGGGCGCACCGTGGCCCGCCGGGTGCCGGCGCCGCTCACCCGGGCGGTGCGGGAGGCCGCGGCCCGCGCCGGGGTCTCGCCCTTCGCCCACCTGATCGGCGCCTTCCAGGTGCTGCTGCACCGCTACACCGGGCAGCACGACTTCACCCTGGTCTGCCCGGCGTCCACCCGCAGGCGCCAGAGTGCCGAGGTGGTGGGCTATTTCGTCAACCCGATCACGGTGCGCGCCCGGTTCGGCCCGGCCACGCCGGTGACCGAGGTGATCGCGGAGGCCGCCGGGCAGCTGCGTGGCGGGATGGCCCGGGCCGCCTGCCCCTACGAGCACGGCGCCTTCCGGGTGTCGATGACGATGGTGCCCGCCGACCGGCTCGGCGGGCGCATGCAGCAGGTCTACGACCACGAGGTCGAGGTGGGGGGACGCCTGCTGTCGTACTTCGAGGTGCCGCACCTGGAGGGCCAGTGCGACCTGTCGGTCGAGGTGACCGAGGGCGCCGACACGCTCACCGTCGCCTTCCGTTACGACACCGACCTTTTCGAGCCGGCCACGATCGAGGCGATGCTCGGCCACTTCCTCACCCTGACCGAGGACGCCGCCCGCCGCCCGCACGAGCCGGCCGGCCGGCTGGCGATGGTCGCCGCCGACGAACGGGAACGCCTGCTGGCCCTGGGCGGTGCGCGATGA
- a CDS encoding beta-ketoacyl-ACP synthase III, with protein sequence MPHESRISGIAAYRPSRLVTNEEVSARTTVEPSWIVERTGIRTRGHAGPEEDLVTMAAEAGRKAIAMSSADPADIGLVVLATATRKQRMPGIAPQVASRIGLPASGAFDLNAVCAGFTYAVAMGSNAVRSGETTHALVIGVERVSDWINPADPDTFVIFGDGAGAVVVSRSPEWGVGPSIWGSDGDRHAVLELAEAEDGREYVGMNGPLVYKWSTSAMPEAAQRACVAAGVTLADIRWFVPHQANCRIIDTLSRRLGFAEDQVVRDVVDAGNTSAASVPLALSRLYESGRTTPGDLVLLLGFGAGLTYSGQVVRMP encoded by the coding sequence ATGCCCCACGAGTCCCGGATCAGCGGCATCGCCGCCTACCGGCCGTCCCGGCTGGTGACCAACGAGGAGGTGTCCGCGCGCACCACGGTCGAGCCGAGCTGGATCGTCGAACGCACCGGCATCCGCACGCGCGGTCACGCCGGCCCGGAGGAGGACCTGGTCACGATGGCCGCCGAGGCCGGCCGCAAGGCGATCGCGATGTCCAGCGCCGACCCCGCCGACATCGGCCTGGTGGTGCTGGCCACCGCCACCCGCAAGCAGCGGATGCCCGGCATCGCCCCGCAGGTCGCCAGCCGGATCGGGCTGCCCGCCTCGGGGGCCTTCGACCTCAACGCCGTCTGCGCCGGGTTCACCTACGCGGTGGCGATGGGCTCGAACGCCGTGCGCTCCGGTGAGACCACCCACGCCCTGGTGATCGGCGTGGAGCGGGTCAGCGACTGGATCAACCCGGCCGACCCGGACACCTTCGTCATCTTCGGTGACGGCGCCGGTGCGGTCGTCGTCTCTCGTTCGCCGGAATGGGGTGTCGGGCCGTCGATCTGGGGCAGTGACGGCGATCGGCACGCCGTGCTCGAGCTCGCGGAGGCCGAGGACGGCCGGGAGTACGTCGGCATGAACGGGCCGCTGGTGTACAAGTGGTCCACCTCGGCGATGCCCGAGGCCGCGCAGCGCGCCTGCGTGGCGGCCGGCGTCACGCTCGCCGACATCCGCTGGTTCGTGCCGCACCAGGCCAACTGCCGGATCATCGACACCCTCTCCCGTCGGCTCGGTTTCGCCGAGGACCAGGTGGTCCGGGACGTCGTCGACGCCGGCAACACCTCGGCCGCCTCGGTGCCGCTGGCTCTGTCGCGGCTCTACGAGAGCGGCCGCACCACACCCGGAGACCTGGTGCTGCTGCTCGGATTCGGCGCCGGGCTCACCTATTCGGGCCAGGTCGTCCGGATGCCCTGA
- the sbnA gene encoding 2,3-diaminopropionate biosynthesis protein SbnA, producing the protein MRPPVDGVLGAVGDTPLVRLTRLSAELGLTAYAKLERFNPGGSVKDRTAVSMLRAALRDGDLVPGRSTVVESSSGNLAVGLAQFCLYHRLDFVCVVDAKTTAANLRLLRALGATVEVITEPDQLTGEFLPARLRRVRELNATLPGSFWPNQYANPLNARAHHETMHEIAQALDGRVDYVLFPTGSCGTLVGCARYVRVNGLDTRIVAVDAVGSVLFGLPPGPRLIPGHGASVRPPLLDDTLADDVVHVTDLDCVVACRRLARSEAILAGGSSGAAVAGLHRLATRIPPGSHCVMIFPDGGDRYLDTVYSDAWVEHHFGDVSGLWRDREPAGQVSPC; encoded by the coding sequence ATGAGGCCGCCGGTGGACGGGGTGCTGGGGGCGGTCGGCGACACCCCCCTGGTGCGGCTGACCCGGCTGTCGGCCGAACTGGGCCTCACCGCCTACGCCAAGCTGGAGCGGTTCAACCCGGGCGGCAGTGTGAAGGACCGCACCGCGGTCAGCATGCTGCGCGCGGCCCTGCGCGACGGCGACCTGGTGCCCGGCCGCTCCACGGTGGTGGAGTCGAGTTCCGGCAACCTCGCCGTCGGCCTGGCCCAGTTCTGCCTCTACCACCGGCTGGACTTCGTCTGCGTGGTGGACGCCAAGACCACCGCCGCCAACCTGCGGCTGCTGCGGGCGCTCGGCGCCACCGTCGAGGTGATCACCGAGCCCGACCAACTGACCGGTGAGTTCCTGCCGGCCCGGCTGCGCCGGGTGCGGGAGCTGAACGCCACACTGCCGGGCTCGTTCTGGCCGAACCAGTACGCGAACCCCCTCAACGCCCGCGCCCACCACGAGACCATGCACGAGATCGCTCAGGCCCTGGACGGCCGGGTGGACTACGTGCTGTTCCCGACCGGCAGCTGCGGCACGCTGGTCGGCTGCGCCCGCTACGTGCGGGTCAACGGCCTGGACACGAGGATCGTCGCGGTGGACGCCGTGGGCAGCGTGCTGTTCGGCCTGCCGCCGGGCCCACGGCTGATCCCCGGGCACGGCGCCTCGGTGCGCCCGCCCCTGCTCGACGACACCCTCGCCGACGACGTCGTGCACGTCACCGACCTGGACTGTGTGGTGGCCTGCCGGCGCCTGGCCCGGTCCGAGGCGATCCTGGCGGGCGGTTCGTCGGGGGCGGCGGTGGCCGGCCTGCACCGGCTGGCCACCCGGATCCCGCCGGGCTCGCACTGCGTGATGATCTTCCCGGACGGCGGGGACCGTTACCTCGACACCGTGTACTCGGACGCCTGGGTGGAGCACCACTTCGGGGACGTGTCCGGGCTGTGGCGCGACCGGGAGCCGGCCGGGCAGGTGAGCCCGTGCTGA